The proteins below are encoded in one region of Oryzias melastigma strain HK-1 linkage group LG7, ASM292280v2, whole genome shotgun sequence:
- the LOC112158891 gene encoding RING finger protein 223, translated as MDESQAVWHSQTETPEVHHELQKKLSVANQLECSICYNTYDNVFKTPKLLECTHTFCLECLSRLMTFTPADKDGNGGGKHLSCPFCRHPTVLPQNGPPALATSHEVLCKLPNHQQQEEPVWLEGEKLCYKSFNQDAGSGAPDSPTAFCICIDIGASKAADAPVQTGTRNYRMIGRLADWKRMVLFTVLMVLLIVVVLWPLQCVFSTGNMRCMRELPPTTTTVTTTHIPPISMLNN; from the coding sequence ATGGATGAAAGTCAGGCGGTTTGGCACTCGCAGACCGAGACCCCGGAAGTGCACCATGAGCTGCAAAAGAAACTGTCAGTGGCCAACCAGCTGGAATGCTCCATCTGCTACAACACATATGACAATGTCTTCAAAACACCCAAGCTGCTGGAATGCACGCACACCTTCTGCCTCGAGTGTCTTTCTCGCCTCATGACATTCACACCAGCGGACAAGGATGGGAACGGGGGCGGCAAACATCTCTCCTGCCCCTTCTGCCGTCACCCCACCGTCCTGCCTCAGAACGGACCCCCCGCTTTGGCCACCAGCCACGAAGTCCTGTGCAAGCTGCCCAACcaccagcagcaggaggagcctGTGTGGCTGGAGGGGGAGAAGCTGTGCTACAAGAGCTTCAATCAGGACGCCGGATCGGGCGCCCCCGACAGCCCCACAGCCTTCTGCATCTGCATTGATATTGGGGCCAGCAAGGCGGCGGATGCGCCCGTGCAGACGGGCACCAGGAACTACAGGATGATTGGCAGACTGGCAGACTGGAAGAGAATGGTCCTCTTCACCGTGCTCATGGTGCTCCTCATTGTGGTTGTGTTGTGGCCTCTGCAGTGTGTGTTCAGCACTGGGAACATGCGTTGTATGAGAGAACTTCCACCCACTACCACTACTGTCACCACTACACACATCCCACCCATCAGCATGCTGAACAACTGA
- the LOC112158890 gene encoding lithostathine-like — MEDMNILKGLAVPETAWIGLYDDVNSWKWSMSDPNFYKNGDANFRNWKVGEPNNDNGHESCTMVNSLDNGKWNDVPCNILIEPICCNVTGLNVTFVYINKSMNWSEALRFCREHHTDLVSVRNMEENQKIMKLIPAGKSVWIGLYRDTWKWADGSNSSFRNWRDFKPNNNLRQNESCAVTYFGKSGQWDDRNCDNKYAFICYAVPMKKYQLKLKLQGNSSLNLTDPVVLEGILRELKQRLKDQGVDGEPKLSWKKQSNGKIFN, encoded by the exons ATGGAGGACATGAATATCCTGAAAGGCCTGGCAGTTCCAGAg ACGGCCTGGATTGGACTCTACGATGATGTGAACAGCTGGAAATGGTCGATGTCAGACCCAAACTTCTACAAAAATGGTGATGCTAACTTCAGAAACTGGAAAGTGGGAGAACCAAACAATGACAACGGCCATGAGTCCTGTACAATGGTCAACAGTCTTGACAATGGCAAATGGAACGATGTACCCTGTAATATCTTAATAGAACCAATCTGCTGTAACGTGACAG GACTAAATGTAACCTTTGTTTACATCAACAAATCTATGAATTGGTCTGAGGCCCTGAGGTTCTGCAGAGAACATCACACAGACCTGGTCAGTGTGAGAAACATGGAAGAGAACCAGAAGATCATGAAGCTCATACCTGCTGGGAAATCGGTCTGGATCGGTCTTTATAGAGACACTTGGAAATGGGCTGATGGAAGTAACTCCTCATTCAGGAACTGGCGAGATTTTAAACCCAATAATAACCTACGCCAAAACGAGAGCTGTGCAGTAACATATTTTGGAAAGTCTGGACAGTGGGATGATAGGAACTGTGATAACAAATACGCATTCATTTGTTATGCTG tcCCCATGAAAAAGTaccagctgaagctgaagctacAGGGAAACTCATCTCTTAATCTGACAGATCCTGTCGTGTTGGAGGGAATTCTGAGGGAG CTCAAGCAGAGGCTGAAGGATCAAGGAGTGGATGGAGAGCCTAAACTGAGCTGGAAGAAACAGTCAAACGGAAAGATCTTCAACTAG